The proteins below come from a single Drosophila kikkawai strain 14028-0561.14 chromosome 3R, DkikHiC1v2, whole genome shotgun sequence genomic window:
- the LOC108084084 gene encoding chymotrypsin-2, which yields MSCQIRAVSLLVLALVLLAVSFSEASFRRRPLPAGVREAAGAANKFNSRIVGGELSDVSAAPYQISLQNAIGNHVCGGAIIADQWVVTAASCVAGLRTNNMKVVTTTYNDWGDAGWEYSVEQVVPHCNFDKPLYHNDIALIKTHAFFDYDEVTQNITTAELEDLVEGETLTMYGWGSTEIGSDFAWQLRQLDLTYVPTDKCNATYGGTEDLDVGHLCAVGRVGAGACHGDAGGALVDAKGRLVGVGNWGVPCGYGFPDVFVRMSFYDSWIKSTINGCAIS from the exons ATGTCTTGCCAAATCCGAGCGGTCTCCCTGCTCGTCCTTGCCCTCGTCCTGCTGGCAGTGTCCTTTTCGGAGGCCAGTTTCCGGCGACGCCCCTTACCTGCTGGAGTGAGGGAAGCCGCGGGCGCCGCGAATAAGTTCAACTCTCGGATTGTCGGTGGAGAATTGTCCGATGTGTCGGCAGCTCCCTACCAAATTTCACTGCAGAATGCCATTGG TAACCATGTCTGCGGCGGCGCCATTATTGCCGATCAGTGGGTAGTCACCGCCGCCAGCTGCGTGGCTGGCTTGAGGACGAACAACATGAAGGTAGTGACCACCACGTACAATGACTGGGGTGATGCCGGCTGGGAGTACTCCGTGGAGCAGGTGGTGCCCCACTGCAACTTCGACAAGCCACTGTACCACAACGACATTGCCCTGATCAAGACCCATGCCTTCTTCGACTACGACGAGGTGACCCAGAACATAACCACCGCGGAGCTGGAGGATCTGGTCGAGGGCGAAACCCTAACCATGTACGGTTGGGGCAGCACCGAGATCGGTTCGGACTTTGCCTGGCAGCTGCGTCAACTGGATTTGACTTATGTGCCGACGGATAAGTGCAATGCCACCTACGGCGGCACTGAGGACCTGGATGTGGGTCATCTGTGTGCCGTGGGTCGTGTGGGAGCCGGAGCCTGTCACGGCGATGCCGGTGGAGCCTTGGTGGACGCTAAGGGACGACTGGTGGGTGTTGGAAACTGGGGCGTGCCCTGCGGCTATGGCTTTCCCGATGTCTTTGTCCGAATGAGCTTCTACGATAGCTGGATCAAGTCTACGATCAACGGATGTGCCATTTCCTAA
- the LOC108084068 gene encoding chymotrypsin-2: MKWLLLTCVLVILSSQCSARRLPVKRIPQLNHHLGYVKPETRVIGGSDAATGFAPYQVSIMNTFGEHVCGGSIIAPHYILTAAHCLEWPTQYLKVITGTLDFTKPGAEYLVDGAKIHCSHDKPAYHNDIALIHTAKPIVYDALTQPIKLAPKGSLPKAGDKLTLTGWGSTKTWGRYSTQLQKIDLKYIDHSSCESSVRNANWLSEGHVCTFTQEGQGSCHGDSGGPLVDENQTLVGVVNWGEACAIGYPDVFGSVAYYADWIAEMMTDAGTAC; this comes from the coding sequence ATGAAGTGGCTTCTACTGACCTGTGTCCTGGTGATCCTGTCATCGCAATGTTCGGCCCGTCGACTGCCCGTGAAGCGCATCCCACAGCTGAATCATCATCTGGGCTATGTGAAGCCGGAGACTCGGGTTATTGGTGGCTCTGATGCCGCCACTGGCTTTGCCCCCTACCAGGTGTCCATCATGAACACCTTTGGCGAGCATGTGTGCGGCGGCAGTATCATTGCTCCTCATTATATCCTCACCGCTGCCCACTGCCTGGAGTGGCCCACGCAGTACCTGAAGGTCATAACCGGAACGTTGGACTTTACCAAGCCGGGAGCGGAATATCTGGTGGATGGAGCCAAGATCCACTGCAGCCACGACAAGCCGGCGTATCACAACGACATTGCTTTGATTCACACCGCCAAGCCGATTGTCTACGATGCCTTGACTCAGCCCATTAAGCTGGCCCCCAAGGGTAGCCTGCCCAAGGCCGGTGACAAGCTTACCCTCACCGGCTGGGGCAGCACCAAGACCTGGGGTCGCTACTCCACCCAGTTGCAGAAGATCGATCTGAAGTACATCGATCACTCCAGCTGCGAGTCCAGCGTGCGCAATGCCAACTGGCTGAGCGAGGGTCATGTGTGCACCTTCACCCAGGAGGGACAAGGATCCTGCCATGGAGACTCCGGTGGCCCGCTGGTGGATGAGAATCAGACCCTCGTCGGTGTCGTCAACTGGGGCGAGGCCTGTGCCATTGGCTATCCCGATGTCTTTGGTTCGGTGGCTTACTACGCCGATTGGATCGCAGAGATGATGACGGATGCGGGAACTGCCTGCTAG